From Yersinia hibernica, a single genomic window includes:
- a CDS encoding ShlB/FhaC/HecB family hemolysin secretion/activation protein, protein MQHFYYPEKLRHQTKFSSRVIILTLFFCSQAVAVPQVINVPDTGAISNEIRQTIQEPLGTPQETELKLPPIVPTLSSGGSIAAEKIILREVRFEGDTLLLIPSNDNNNTLRFVITPWLGQRLNFNDLQAMTLAVTRFYRQQGFVAAQAILPPQTIHEGIVVVRILAGRLDKPEVDNQSRLNSGFATVVIESNSCSKQVVFLGDKDCSASPAELSRLERTAIILNEIPGVDASLALKPGTQPGMTRIYADITPGQTAMGYIGADNQGNDYSGHNRLFAGGALNNMTGWGDQLRTDLILSSSGDVFNGLLDYNFPINTYGTRIALNYSYLDYTLQGPFKILDARGHSNTWGVNLRHPWIRNSAARVDVNAGYYQSKMQDSLIMLPNQKRNLNAGEFGINGTFSVLPRGLSHFYLLGTAGHLSLDDEFSQRANTVTRIAGTFARSNYRAGHDQGFGPYFSFFNQFTGQMASKNLDSSQKLLLGGPLAVRAYGIGEGAVDNGTIFTTELRVHWQPPFPDWAGAGNKMSFAAFFDQGWGSYYRQPIEGMMGNNINLSGFGTYFTLSRQADYSLNLTWAHRTGQAATPQPDNNQLWLSAYKMF, encoded by the coding sequence ATGCAACATTTTTATTATCCAGAAAAATTACGGCATCAGACTAAATTCAGTAGCAGAGTAATTATATTGACACTTTTTTTTTGTTCACAGGCAGTCGCTGTTCCTCAGGTAATAAATGTACCGGATACTGGTGCGATTAGTAATGAAATACGGCAAACAATACAGGAGCCATTGGGCACGCCACAGGAAACAGAACTCAAGCTTCCTCCTATAGTTCCCACTTTATCATCCGGCGGTTCTATTGCGGCGGAGAAAATTATTTTACGAGAGGTCAGATTCGAGGGTGATACCCTGTTATTAATACCCAGCAATGACAACAATAATACATTACGATTTGTAATTACGCCTTGGTTAGGGCAGCGATTAAATTTTAATGATTTACAAGCCATGACGTTAGCGGTAACTCGCTTTTATCGACAGCAAGGGTTCGTTGCCGCACAAGCAATATTGCCGCCACAAACAATCCATGAAGGTATTGTTGTCGTAAGAATTCTTGCAGGCAGATTAGATAAACCGGAAGTCGACAATCAGAGCCGGTTGAATAGTGGCTTTGCTACTGTGGTGATTGAAAGCAATAGTTGCAGCAAACAGGTGGTTTTTTTGGGTGACAAAGATTGTTCTGCTTCTCCAGCTGAATTATCCCGTTTGGAACGAACCGCCATTATTCTTAATGAAATACCTGGGGTTGATGCCTCTTTAGCATTAAAACCAGGAACCCAACCGGGCATGACAAGAATTTATGCTGATATTACCCCAGGCCAAACCGCGATGGGATATATCGGTGCGGATAATCAAGGCAATGATTATTCAGGGCATAATCGGTTATTCGCCGGTGGGGCATTAAATAATATGACAGGGTGGGGCGATCAATTACGTACAGATTTGATCTTATCTAGCTCTGGCGATGTATTCAACGGTTTGCTGGACTACAACTTTCCCATTAATACTTATGGCACCCGTATAGCACTCAATTATAGCTACTTGGATTATACCCTGCAGGGGCCTTTCAAAATATTGGATGCTCGCGGTCATTCTAATACGTGGGGGGTTAATTTACGCCATCCGTGGATCCGTAATTCAGCAGCCAGAGTTGATGTGAATGCCGGTTATTATCAGAGCAAAATGCAGGATTCACTGATTATGTTGCCGAACCAAAAACGCAATTTAAATGCCGGTGAATTTGGTATTAATGGCACTTTTTCCGTACTCCCTCGTGGGTTGAGTCATTTTTATTTGCTGGGTACAGCAGGTCATCTGTCATTGGATGATGAATTCAGTCAGCGAGCTAATACAGTGACCCGTATTGCTGGTACTTTTGCTCGTTCTAATTATCGCGCCGGTCATGATCAGGGCTTCGGCCCCTATTTCTCTTTTTTCAATCAATTTACCGGTCAAATGGCCAGTAAAAATCTTGATAGCTCACAAAAGTTATTATTGGGGGGCCCTCTGGCGGTTCGTGCTTATGGTATTGGCGAAGGAGCGGTGGATAACGGTACCATTTTTACCACCGAATTACGTGTCCATTGGCAACCGCCATTTCCGGATTGGGCTGGGGCGGGGAATAAAATGTCCTTTGCAGCATTCTTTGATCAAGGATGGGGTTCTTATTATCGCCAGCCTATTGAGGGCATGATGGGGAATAATATCAACCTGTCTGGTTTTGGCACCTATTTCACTCTCTCCCGCCAGGCAGATTACTCCTTGAATTTGACTTGGGCACATCGAACCGGACAGGCAGCAACGCCTCAACCGGATAATAACCAACTTTGGCTGAGCGCTTATAAGATGTTCTAG
- a CDS encoding filamentous hemagglutinin N-terminal domain-containing protein, whose protein sequence is MNSQLYKLIFCRRLGCLIAVGEWTRAYGRSFSATGKKVINESYTAAGILSRLAILMGLALGTLPLLVFADPALPVNGNIVVGQGELDINHTSLTVTQHSDKLAINWASYDIAQGNSVIYHQPGPQSIALNRVLGRDASQIYGNLKANGQVFLLNPNGILFGKGAQVDVGGLVASTKVISNPDFAAGRYTLTSPQHEGKLINQANLRTTAGGYIALIGQKVINQHSGIIQSPEGKVALANGDNVILNLDQGSLLGVQIKGEQVSSLLQNGGLIQADSGVVQLTAHGKEMLMNTVIDNTGILQAQSLSAKNGVIFLDGGSEGVVRQQGVIDVGNPQGRGGNVILQGENIHLVTASKIDAHGTTGGGKVLVGGDWRGKNKQIKNTRAIVMDQGANINVSASQQGAGGTAILWSEHYTGFYGDIHARGGPQSGNGGRVETSSRRNLQAFGQVDASAVRGSKGRWLLDPAEVNIIGSGTESGALVQPGGILAGYVENAQVFTPTANVAQILNTSINTQLDRGTNVTVTTSNNNLTNCRWCDITVNADINKTAGGDATLTLYADGNIIVNNNISSNAGKLNLNLLAGNSTADSVITLNNVDILLNKGDFLTKHVDDKSATRIVIMGGKYEVGNFTLEGNTGVASLMGVNITNSANVFAAGEMHITGESSNLNGQGWRGIDVSEDSILTGLGNMSFSMKSNSNSSWMGTFTNATITGDKNIIFQANANGGASGGVDFTNGRVFSKSGNVSFDINGKIITQANYGLQILNSNVSGNNVNFNINVSGVSGLLFRDGNITATAGDITANATTTAKGVWFSGEANISASGNINLNSTTSNSTAAGAEAIKISGNSSSVLVNMTAGGDISMVAFNNGTAIGSTVAGNFATITAENGDFNLNVTGDKGSPFNNVSIGANNISLNGNITDNNVVVMNNSVLTAKNDISANVSSLNYKGFFFKGNGAIVAGGNISIMGNNSTPNMEVVTVSGDLSNRINITAGKSISIASDNYGNIWGAGVNIDGVNIEAQSGSFTVNNNGSKSLALTNSNVTANEVEFISITNGAIGLILDNTSVTAITGDVNANVSAANNKGVYVKANSSLNAQKDITLNGTSLISTEGVYVAGLSDDSRNNIAAQGNVTIVGKNGGGRIQAASVDLENVNLISANKNININGVSAGSGNVYFDNIYFNAPLGSVAVYSEAVTPFTASQSGVLSFGGNNAIMANSGLFVGKALNATQDTALIFRANNTLSIEGNITFKGETEGSGATRKGIEFSGANTLNIAKGSQLSLLGENKGTQATTGGNGITYTNPQTFVLNNNGSLSMEGRATRGIGINFPDSNNAVVLNGEGDTFIQGSSVAEIGVVISRLVNNSSGPVTIEGTSTDSTGVQLSSAEHHINRINITGSSTHGEGLLISGNATIMDTALSGQSINGIGIKVDSLPGSSVITHTVLDNAALNGRSVGGKGVELTHDIKGIHHSMITGMTDGVGYGIDIAANLNVTGTSEADLLTLNGVAKSDASTGIKLHGNNDLSNTSLNGFAVDGVALDITGPLINKGNTVLNGTASGRGIGVQADGPLSGSVVHGVAASGIGVHVMSGVLDDSRINGISATGAGVGIEGNTVLSNSALAGNSPDGKGVWIVGNLAGSHGSAVLGDVVNGTGVAIDRDAILTGRSADDLLVINGKAAGDRGTGIQLGGNNTLDNTSLNGNATRGIGVNITGPLTNSGATRLAGLAANGVGVRLDGKIHGGRINGISTNGSGIKIDADNELDNATLHGSSSDGTGVEIAANITGHNGSAVLGATVNGTGVYLGHTFSLIGGDEDDLLRVTANTSGPKGSGVMLIGNNTLNNTALNGNATDGLGIDINGLITNIGNSTVTGYAGNGSGVQLNGSMSSGRVTGTSANGSGIKVDGDSRIKNTRLYGNSINGKGVEMAASLSGSQRSSVLGDSVSGVGVDVAKNANLTGARIGDLLAVSGDASGNVGRGVALGGNNILNNTALAGNATDGHGVEITGPVSNSGNTTMHGNAVGDGHGVYIDGSMSGGAVNGSSGHHHGIFLDDDAVITELALGGHTASKFKSSVFIVLPGNIGNNVTINGKLVDKNSFSNKVGHQVNHPNIGKTRAEPVFEGKANSEKITTETLTTEKITPPQHLGALFIKRDNILSTLEEQQLPPAIVSESMHDFATNIDIALCIPERGISHIADAVTLTLGACDEHAVGRWKPHSISKGQK, encoded by the coding sequence ATGAACAGTCAATTATACAAACTTATCTTTTGCCGCCGGTTGGGATGCTTAATTGCTGTCGGGGAGTGGACTCGAGCTTATGGGCGTTCGTTTTCGGCTACCGGCAAAAAAGTTATTAATGAGAGTTATACAGCGGCTGGAATATTAAGCCGGCTGGCGATCCTAATGGGATTAGCTCTCGGTACATTGCCGTTATTGGTATTTGCCGATCCCGCACTGCCGGTTAACGGCAATATTGTTGTTGGTCAAGGAGAATTGGATATTAATCACACTAGTCTTACTGTGACTCAGCACAGCGATAAACTGGCGATCAATTGGGCCAGTTATGATATTGCGCAGGGGAATAGTGTTATTTATCACCAGCCGGGGCCGCAGAGTATTGCGCTGAACCGAGTGTTGGGCCGCGATGCATCGCAAATATATGGCAACTTAAAAGCTAATGGTCAGGTATTTTTGCTTAATCCAAATGGTATTTTGTTTGGTAAAGGTGCACAAGTTGATGTGGGTGGATTGGTCGCCAGTACAAAAGTTATCTCTAATCCGGACTTTGCTGCTGGGCGCTATACGCTGACCAGTCCACAACACGAGGGTAAATTGATTAATCAGGCCAATTTACGAACTACCGCAGGGGGTTATATTGCACTGATTGGTCAGAAAGTTATTAATCAGCATTCAGGTATTATCCAATCGCCGGAAGGGAAAGTGGCGTTAGCCAATGGGGATAATGTCATCCTTAATCTAGATCAGGGTAGTTTGCTTGGGGTGCAAATTAAGGGCGAACAGGTCAGTTCTTTGCTACAAAATGGTGGGCTGATTCAGGCGGATAGTGGGGTTGTCCAACTGACAGCACACGGCAAAGAGATGTTAATGAATACCGTGATTGATAATACCGGTATTTTGCAGGCGCAAAGTTTATCTGCAAAGAATGGTGTTATTTTCCTTGATGGCGGCAGTGAGGGAGTGGTGCGCCAGCAGGGAGTTATTGATGTTGGTAACCCGCAGGGCCGTGGCGGGAATGTTATCCTACAAGGTGAAAATATTCACTTAGTGACGGCGAGCAAAATTGATGCACACGGCACTACTGGCGGTGGCAAAGTATTAGTTGGTGGCGATTGGCGCGGCAAAAATAAACAGATAAAAAACACTCGCGCTATTGTCATGGACCAAGGTGCGAATATTAATGTCTCTGCTTCGCAGCAAGGGGCGGGCGGTACGGCCATATTATGGTCTGAACATTACACTGGTTTTTATGGCGATATTCATGCCCGTGGTGGGCCGCAATCAGGTAATGGTGGGCGGGTAGAAACATCCAGCAGGCGAAATTTACAAGCTTTTGGTCAAGTTGATGCGAGTGCAGTGCGCGGAAGTAAGGGCCGTTGGCTGCTTGATCCGGCCGAGGTAAACATTATTGGCAGCGGTACTGAGAGTGGGGCGCTGGTTCAGCCGGGGGGGATTCTTGCCGGATATGTCGAGAATGCGCAGGTTTTCACACCAACCGCCAATGTTGCACAAATACTGAATACCAGCATTAATACGCAACTTGATCGTGGCACTAATGTGACAGTCACCACCAGTAATAATAACTTAACCAATTGCCGTTGGTGCGATATTACGGTAAATGCGGATATCAATAAAACTGCCGGTGGCGATGCTACGTTGACGTTATATGCCGACGGAAATATTATTGTGAACAATAATATTTCATCTAATGCAGGAAAGCTGAATCTTAATTTATTAGCGGGGAACTCCACCGCAGACTCTGTTATTACCTTAAATAATGTTGATATTTTATTAAATAAAGGGGATTTCCTGACAAAGCATGTCGATGATAAAAGCGCAACGCGTATTGTTATCATGGGTGGTAAATATGAAGTCGGTAATTTTACTCTGGAAGGTAATACCGGCGTTGCTTCCCTTATGGGGGTGAATATCACTAATTCTGCTAATGTTTTCGCGGCAGGTGAAATGCATATTACGGGAGAAAGTAGTAATTTAAATGGGCAGGGGTGGCGTGGCATTGATGTCTCTGAGGATTCCATCCTCACTGGCTTGGGTAATATGTCATTCAGTATGAAGTCTAATTCTAACAGTTCGTGGATGGGAACGTTCACGAATGCAACTATTACCGGTGATAAAAATATTATATTCCAGGCCAATGCCAATGGGGGGGCATCAGGAGGTGTTGATTTTACTAATGGACGTGTTTTTTCTAAGTCGGGGAATGTTTCATTTGATATCAATGGGAAAATTATCACTCAGGCTAATTATGGGTTGCAGATACTGAACTCCAATGTCAGTGGCAATAATGTAAACTTTAACATTAATGTCTCCGGGGTGAGTGGTCTGTTATTCAGAGACGGTAATATTACCGCCACCGCTGGTGATATAACTGCCAATGCCACGACCACAGCAAAAGGCGTTTGGTTTTCAGGTGAGGCTAACATCAGCGCCAGTGGCAATATCAACTTGAACAGTACGACCAGTAACTCGACTGCTGCAGGGGCTGAAGCAATAAAGATAAGCGGTAACTCCAGTAGTGTTTTGGTTAATATGACTGCTGGTGGCGATATATCTATGGTGGCGTTTAATAATGGAACAGCAATTGGTAGCACCGTCGCTGGGAATTTTGCCACGATAACAGCTGAGAATGGCGATTTTAATTTAAATGTTACGGGTGATAAGGGAAGCCCTTTCAATAATGTTAGCATTGGCGCTAATAATATTTCATTGAATGGTAATATCACTGATAATAATGTGGTTGTGATGAATAATTCAGTTCTTACGGCTAAAAATGATATTAGTGCTAATGTAAGTTCACTCAATTACAAAGGATTTTTTTTTAAAGGTAATGGTGCGATAGTCGCGGGTGGGAATATCTCCATAATGGGTAATAACTCGACACCCAATATGGAGGTGGTGACAGTTTCTGGTGATTTATCTAATAGAATAAACATCACTGCTGGAAAATCGATATCAATAGCATCAGATAATTACGGTAATATTTGGGGGGCAGGTGTCAATATTGATGGCGTTAATATTGAAGCTCAAAGCGGGAGTTTTACAGTCAATAATAATGGTTCAAAAAGTTTGGCGTTAACCAATAGTAATGTTACAGCAAATGAGGTTGAGTTTATCTCTATTACTAATGGTGCTATTGGGTTGATATTGGATAATACGAGTGTTACAGCAATAACAGGTGATGTTAATGCCAATGTAAGTGCGGCCAATAATAAAGGGGTTTATGTTAAAGCTAATAGCTCGTTAAATGCACAAAAAGATATTACCTTGAATGGCACGTCACTTATTTCAACTGAGGGGGTGTATGTTGCTGGTCTTTCGGATGACTCCCGTAATAATATTGCCGCGCAAGGAAATGTTACTATTGTAGGGAAGAATGGTGGCGGGCGTATTCAAGCTGCATCGGTTGATCTGGAAAATGTTAATCTGATATCGGCCAATAAGAACATTAATATCAATGGGGTTTCTGCTGGGTCAGGAAATGTTTATTTTGATAACATTTATTTTAATGCTCCGCTAGGCAGTGTTGCTGTTTATTCTGAGGCGGTGACGCCATTTACGGCGAGTCAAAGTGGCGTATTAAGCTTTGGTGGTAATAATGCCATAATGGCTAATAGTGGGTTATTTGTCGGCAAAGCACTGAATGCTACGCAGGACACGGCACTTATTTTTAGAGCCAATAATACCTTGTCGATTGAAGGGAATATTACTTTTAAAGGTGAGACCGAAGGTAGCGGTGCAACTCGTAAAGGGATTGAATTTAGTGGTGCCAATACACTCAATATTGCTAAGGGCAGCCAATTATCTCTCTTGGGTGAAAATAAAGGAACACAAGCGACTACGGGGGGGAATGGCATAACTTATACCAACCCCCAAACATTCGTGCTCAATAATAATGGCTCTCTAAGCATGGAGGGGCGAGCAACCCGCGGTATCGGTATTAACTTCCCCGACAGTAATAATGCCGTGGTATTAAATGGTGAGGGCGACACATTTATTCAAGGCAGTAGTGTGGCGGAGATTGGGGTGGTTATTTCCAGGCTGGTGAATAATAGTTCCGGCCCGGTCACTATTGAAGGCACCAGTACTGATAGCACCGGTGTTCAGCTCTCCAGTGCAGAGCATCATATTAATCGCATTAATATTACTGGCAGTTCAACCCATGGCGAAGGTCTGCTTATCAGCGGGAATGCCACCATTATGGATACCGCGCTGAGCGGGCAATCAATTAATGGTATCGGCATCAAAGTTGATTCCTTGCCGGGTTCCAGTGTTATCACCCATACAGTATTAGATAATGCCGCACTGAATGGCCGCAGTGTCGGCGGTAAAGGTGTGGAGTTAACCCATGATATCAAAGGTATCCATCACAGTATGATTACTGGCATGACTGATGGTGTTGGCTATGGCATTGATATAGCAGCGAATTTGAATGTTACAGGCACCAGTGAAGCCGACTTGCTGACCCTGAATGGTGTGGCGAAAAGTGATGCAAGCACTGGGATAAAACTCCATGGCAATAACGACTTAAGTAATACCAGCTTAAATGGCTTCGCTGTGGATGGGGTTGCATTAGATATCACCGGCCCACTTATCAACAAAGGTAACACGGTATTAAATGGCACAGCATCCGGCCGCGGTATTGGGGTGCAAGCTGATGGCCCACTGAGTGGCAGTGTGGTGCATGGGGTTGCGGCCAGTGGCATTGGTGTTCACGTTATGAGTGGTGTGCTTGACGATAGCCGGATCAATGGTATCTCGGCGACGGGGGCTGGGGTTGGTATCGAGGGTAACACGGTACTTAGTAACAGCGCGTTGGCCGGCAATAGCCCTGATGGCAAAGGAGTGTGGATCGTCGGCAACTTGGCGGGTAGCCACGGTAGTGCCGTGCTGGGTGATGTGGTCAATGGCACCGGAGTCGCTATTGATAGAGATGCCATTCTCACTGGGAGGAGCGCTGACGATCTGTTAGTTATCAATGGGAAAGCAGCAGGCGATAGGGGGACGGGCATTCAACTAGGGGGTAATAATACCCTTGATAACACTAGCTTAAATGGCAACGCCACCCGTGGCATTGGGGTAAATATTACTGGCCCGCTGACGAACAGTGGGGCGACTAGACTTGCCGGCCTGGCGGCGAACGGCGTTGGTGTGCGGTTGGACGGTAAAATTCATGGTGGCAGGATTAATGGGATTTCCACCAATGGCAGTGGCATCAAGATAGATGCTGATAATGAGCTAGATAATGCCACCTTACATGGCTCCAGTAGCGACGGCACAGGGGTTGAGATAGCCGCGAATATCACGGGGCATAATGGCAGCGCGGTGCTGGGGGCGACAGTTAACGGCACTGGCGTATATCTTGGTCATACTTTCAGTCTGATTGGTGGTGATGAGGATGATTTGCTGCGTGTCACCGCTAACACTAGCGGGCCGAAAGGCTCGGGTGTCATGTTGATTGGCAATAATACCCTAAATAACACTGCGCTAAATGGTAACGCGACGGATGGTTTAGGTATCGATATCAATGGGCTTATAACGAATATTGGCAATAGCACGGTGACAGGCTACGCGGGCAATGGTAGTGGCGTACAACTCAACGGCTCCATGAGCAGTGGTCGAGTCACTGGCACTTCAGCAAATGGCAGTGGCATCAAAGTAGATGGTGACTCTCGCATCAAAAACACCAGGCTGTATGGTAACAGCATCAATGGTAAAGGGGTCGAGATGGCGGCCTCACTGAGCGGCAGTCAGCGTAGCTCAGTTTTGGGCGACTCAGTCAGTGGTGTCGGGGTTGATGTAGCTAAAAATGCCAATCTCACCGGGGCTAGAATCGGTGATCTACTGGCGGTCAGTGGCGATGCCAGTGGGAATGTAGGGAGAGGTGTTGCACTGGGCGGCAATAACATTCTCAATAACACCGCGCTGGCGGGTAACGCCACTGATGGTCATGGTGTAGAAATCACCGGCCCGGTCTCTAACAGCGGCAATACTACGATGCATGGCAATGCGGTGGGTGATGGTCATGGTGTTTATATTGATGGCTCAATGAGTGGTGGCGCGGTGAATGGCAGTTCTGGTCATCATCACGGCATTTTCCTCGATGATGATGCTGTGATAACTGAACTTGCGCTTGGCGGGCATACCGCTTCAAAATTTAAATCATCGGTGTTTATAGTCTTGCCGGGCAATATTGGTAACAATGTGACCATCAATGGCAAATTAGTTGATAAGAATAGTTTTAGCAATAAGGTTGGGCATCAAGTCAATCATCCGAATATAGGTAAAACCAGGGCTGAACCTGTCTTTGAAGGGAAAGCAAACTCAGAGAAAATAACCACAGAGACATTAACCACAGAGAAAATAACGCCGCCTCAGCACCTGGGGGCGTTATTCATAAAGCGAGATAACATTCTCAGCACCCTCGAAGAGCAGCAATTACCGCCAGCTATTGTGAGCGAATCTATGCATGATTTCGCCACAAATATTGATATTGCGCTTTGTATCCCTGAAAGGGGAATTAGCCACATTGCTGATGCTGTCACTCTCACACTAGGGGCTTGCGATGAACATGCTGTGGGCCGCTGGAAGCCGCACTCCATCAGCAAAGGTCAAAAATAG